The sequence ATGAAGCGCCCGCTGCTGGTGACGGACGCGGGCGTGGTGAAGGCGGGCCTCGCCACGCGCGTCACGGATGTGCTCAAGGCGGCGGGCATGGACTGCGCGGTGTTCGACCGCGTGGAGCCCAACCCCACGGAGAAGGACGTGTTCGCGGGCCTGGAGGCGTACCGCGCGCACAAGGCGGACGGCATCGTCGCCCTGGGCGGTGGCAGCGCGCTGGACGCGGGCAAGCTGGTGCAGTTGCTCACCACGCACGAGCCGCCGCTCAGCCGCTACGACGACGCGAAGGGCGGCGACCAGTACGTGCGCGACGACCTGCCGCCGCTCATCGCCATCCCGACGACGGCGGGCACGGGTTCGGAAGTGGGGCGCTCCGGCGTGGTGACGCTGGCGGACACGGGCCGCAAGACGGTCATCTTCAGCCCGTACCTGCTGCCCAAGGCGGCGGTCATCGACCCTGAATTGACGCTGGGCCTGCCCCCGTCCGTCACGGCGGCCACGGGCATGGACGCGCTCACCCACTGCATCGAGGCGTACGTCGCCAACGGCTTCCATCCGCTCGCGGACGCGGTGGCCATCGACGGCGTGATGCGCGTGGGGCGCTCGCTGGTGACGGCGGTGAAGGAGGGCAAGGACCTGGCGGCGCGCACCGACATGATGGTGGCCGCGATGGAGGGCGCCATGGCCTTCCAGAAGGGCCTGGGCGCGAGCCACGCGCTGGCGCACGCGCTCACGCCCATCTCCAACGTGCCGCACGGCCTGGCGAACGCCATCGTGTTGCCCGCGGTGATGGAGTTCAACCGCGCGTCGAGCACGGCGCGGCTGGCGCGCATCGCCATCGCGCTGGGGGACACGTCCAACGCGCGCGAGGAGGTGCTCGCCGCGAATGCCATCGACCGCGTGCGCAAGCTGGCGGCGGCCGTCGGGATTCCCACGCGGCTGCGCGAGGCGGGCGTGCAGGAGAAAGACCTGGAGCACATCGCGGAGAAGGCCTTCCAGGACGCGTCCCACCAGGGCAACCCGCGCACCGTCACGCAGGCGGACCTGCTGGCCATGGCGCGCGAGGCGTACTGAGGCCGCGGCTTCATCCCGACTTGATTTCAGAGTGTTTCAGCGGGGCCTCTTCCGAGGGAAACGGGAGGGGCCCCGTGCCTTTGGC is a genomic window of Corallococcus macrosporus containing:
- a CDS encoding iron-containing alcohol dehydrogenase; translation: MKHFDIPSEPRVTEMSWPTRIVFGAGALQRLPAHATRLNMKRPLLVTDAGVVKAGLATRVTDVLKAAGMDCAVFDRVEPNPTEKDVFAGLEAYRAHKADGIVALGGGSALDAGKLVQLLTTHEPPLSRYDDAKGGDQYVRDDLPPLIAIPTTAGTGSEVGRSGVVTLADTGRKTVIFSPYLLPKAAVIDPELTLGLPPSVTAATGMDALTHCIEAYVANGFHPLADAVAIDGVMRVGRSLVTAVKEGKDLAARTDMMVAAMEGAMAFQKGLGASHALAHALTPISNVPHGLANAIVLPAVMEFNRASSTARLARIAIALGDTSNAREEVLAANAIDRVRKLAAAVGIPTRLREAGVQEKDLEHIAEKAFQDASHQGNPRTVTQADLLAMAREAY